In Vicia villosa cultivar HV-30 ecotype Madison, WI unplaced genomic scaffold, Vvil1.0 ctg.000041F_1_1_1, whole genome shotgun sequence, the following are encoded in one genomic region:
- the LOC131622736 gene encoding uncharacterized protein LOC131622736, whose amino-acid sequence MDFFTRDINEDSILRCPFLRNINEPTNFSFVSPMAFPMPVRAAKGPIFEDGPNFDLAFRLFHGSDGVVPLSERSFQRLDKMKPELPKSQFNPLAAKAATISLSSFGFGGPFGFDSFNEKWKKQNKKSESSKKEPSSKDGSKHEAGNDWLQNGNCPIAKSYQAVSKVLPLVAKVIQPPAGMHYKCPQVIIAARAAISRTAFAKNLRPQGLPTKVLVIGMMGMAANVPLGVWREHTKKFSPSWFAAVHAAVPFIAMLRKSVLMPKSAMAFTIAASILGQVIGSRAERYRLKAVAAKKLSAVEASDVSSAKLPVVNSKDRHCGDEAMKWNTTSLQLAGTSSTDVFC is encoded by the exons ATGGACTTCTTTACTCGAGATATAAATGAGGACTCTATCCTTAGGTGTCCATTCTTGAGGAACATTAATGAACCAACTAATTTCTCATTTGTTTCTCCCATGGCTTTTCCAATGCCT GTGCGTGCGGCGAAAGGTCCAATTTTTGAAGACGGTCCCAATTTTGATTTAGCATTTAGGCTTTTCCATGGGAGTGATGGTGTAGTTCCCTTATCCGAGAGATCTTTTCAGCGTTTGGACAAAATGAAGCCCGAACTTCCAAAATCCCAATTCAATCCTCTGGCTGCAAAGGCAGCAACTATTAGTCTGTCATCATTTGGATTTGGCGGACCTTTCGGTTTTGACTCATTtaatgagaagtggaagaaacAGAATAAAAAATCTGAGTCCTCAAAAAAGGAACCTTCTTCAAAG GATGGTTCGAAGCATGAGGCAGGTAATGACTGGCTACAAAATGGGAACTGTCCAATTGCAAAGTCCTATCAGGCTGTCAGCAAAGTCCTTCCACTCGTAGCAAAGGTTATTCAGCCTCCTGCTGGTATGCATTACAAGTGCCCACAGGTAATAATTGCAGCTCGGGCGGCTATATCACGCACCGCATTTGCAAAGAATCTCCGCCCTCAGGGCTTGCCAACAAAAGTTCTTGTGATCGGGATGATGGGGATGGCAGCTAATGTCCCCTTAGGTGTATGGAGAGAACATACCAAGAAATTTTCGCCGTCATGGTTTGCAGCTGTCCATGCAGCTGTTCCATTCATAGCTATGCTTAGGAAGTCTGTCTTGATGCCTAAATCAGCCATGGCATTTACTATTGCAGCATCGATATTGGGCCAGGTAATTGGGTCAAGAGCCGAGAGGTACCGTCTTAAGGCAGTTGCTGCAAAAAAGTTGTCTGCAGTTGAAGCTTCTGATGTTAGTTCGGCTAAGTTACCCGTGGTTAATTCTAAAGACAGGCACTGTGGCGATGAGGCTATGAAGTGGAACACAACTTCCCTTCAGCTGGCGGGAACTTCATCAACTGATGTATTTTGTTGA